DNA from Dama dama isolate Ldn47 chromosome 5, ASM3311817v1, whole genome shotgun sequence:
TCGGCCTGCATTTGTAAAGATAGGCCCTTCTGCCTCATGCGTGAAAACATCACTAAAGAAAGTGGCTTCAGCAACTGCAGCTCTGACTCCTTCCACCAGTTCCTCTGGGAACACAAGGGGGCCTGCCTGTTTAACAAGCCTGGGCACAAAGGCCGCTTACGGAGGGATTCGAACTGTGGAGATGGCATTGTAGAAGGAGATGAGCAGTGTGACTGTGGTCCTAAGTGTGAAACGCACCCATGCTGTGACACCAGATGTAGGCTGAGAGAGCAGGCAGAGTGTAGTGATGGACTCTGCTGTGATAAATGTCGCCTGAGATACAAGGGATTCATGTGCCGTGCTGCTTTGGGAGAGTGTGACCTCCCAGAGTATTGTAATGGTTCCTCGGGAGAATGTCCCAGAGACAGCTATAAGCTTGATGGTACAATGTGTGATAGAATTCACTACTGTGCTGGAGGTCGGTGTAAGAACCCTGACAATCAATGCATGGATATATATGGGTCCCCTGCAAGGTCTGCCCCAGAAAACTGTTACGTTTCAATGAACACAAGAGGGGACCGGTTTGGAAACTGTGGTACCACCAGCTCACCGAGGTTAACATATCTGAAGTGTGCAGATGATAACATATTTTGTGGAAAACTCGTATGTACAAATGTTAGACAGATACCACAACTCAAACCCAATCATACACTGATCCAGGTCGCTCACAGAGATGACTGGTGCTGGAGCATGGATGCCTATGACACTGCTGATATCCCTGATGATGGAGATGCGCATAGTGGCACTCTCTGCGCCCCACACAAAGTCTGCATGAATCACTTGTGTACTGATTACACCTCACTTGGTTACAACTGTGAAACAACAGAATTGTGTAACGGGAAAGGAGTTTGCAACAATTTTAGGCATTGCCATTGTGAGGATGGCTATGCTCCCCCTGACTGCAAAGATCCAGGAGAAGGTGGTAGTGTAGACAGTGGTCCTCCTAGTGTATCAATTCGACTTTctagtgaaggtgaaagtgaaactcCTATGACACGTTCGACTGAGGGTGACTATCCTGGCAACATTATTTACATAGTCCCTGCGATACTTTTGGTGTTTTTgctaattatattattatttattagccTCAAGGCTGGAATTGAGTCAGTAGAGACCCCAGAACAGGCCTcagaggaggggacagaggagagCAGTAGTGAGGGATTCATAGCGGAACTCCTCCCAATGGGGCTACTAGAGGAGTCAGAGGAGGGCCCCCCACCAGAGGGAGGCCCCCCACCAGAGGGAGGCCCCCCACCAGAGGCACCCCCTCCCCCTCCGGAGGGCCCGCCGCCGGAGGTACCCCCAACAGCAGGACCCCCACCGGAGGCCCCCCCGCCGGAGGCACCCCCACCGGAGGCACCCCCACCGGAGGCCCCCCCGCCGGCGGCACCCCCACCGGAGGCCCCCCCGCCGGCGGCACCCCCACCGGAGGCCCCCCCGCCGGCGGCACCCCCACCGGAGGCCCCACCCCCAGAACAGCCAGCAGCATAAGAGGCAGCAGGTGAAGGACAAGCATAACCAAAGGCAGAAGTATACTGGAGGAAGAATTCAAACATCTCAACTATCTTCAAGCACTAGGTGGGAATAAGGCACTCACAGAAGCAAAGGTGAAGTGAGAATTGATGGACCCTGTAACTCTGACAGGGACAGTCTACAGAAGCACACCAACATAGGAACAGGACGACAATGCTTTCagtatttgt
Protein-coding regions in this window:
- the LOC133055501 gene encoding disintegrin and metalloproteinase domain-containing protein 1a-like; translation: MPGRAAAAAGHKPCIINRLSRATSVAASVRDSASILPSLPKRQVAMSEAIRVLHTWAPQMKGLRRALVQGLSRARLGILLFLVLISLPSLYCDLGSLYHSSYEIVIPKSLTVEAREDQVEKLSYMLFMQGQRQLIHLTVKRDYFVDNFPVFSYHNGILGREMPLISQDCHYEGYIEGVPGSFVSVNTCSGLRGLLIKEDKSYGVEPVLSSKRFEHVLYAMGHEAQVSCSVTSKDSQVVSTSQQPQRARPHSLQVPSDLWSRTKYVEMFVVVNNQRFQMWGCDVNQTVQRVMDIIALANSFTRGINTEVVLAGMEIWTEGDLTEVPMDLQVALRNFNSWRQEKLFHRVKHDVAHMIVGQHPKEGMGQAFLGGACSSDFAAAVESFHHEDVLLFAALMVHELGHNLGIRHDHSACICKDRPFCLMRENITKESGFSNCSSDSFHQFLWEHKGACLFNKPGHKGRLRRDSNCGDGIVEGDEQCDCGPKCETHPCCDTRCRLREQAECSDGLCCDKCRLRYKGFMCRAALGECDLPEYCNGSSGECPRDSYKLDGTMCDRIHYCAGGRCKNPDNQCMDIYGSPARSAPENCYVSMNTRGDRFGNCGTTSSPRLTYLKCADDNIFCGKLVCTNVRQIPQLKPNHTLIQVAHRDDWCWSMDAYDTADIPDDGDAHSGTLCAPHKVCMNHLCTDYTSLGYNCETTELCNGKGVCNNFRHCHCEDGYAPPDCKDPGEGGSVDSGPPSVSIRLSSEGESETPMTRSTEGDYPGNIIYIVPAILLVFLLIILLFISLKAGIESVETPEQASEEGTEESSSEGFIAELLPMGLLEESEEGPPPEGGPPPEGGPPPEAPPPPPEGPPPEVPPTAGPPPEAPPPEAPPPEAPPPEAPPPAAPPPEAPPPAAPPPEAPPPAAPPPEAPPPEQPAA